In one Limosilactobacillus oris genomic region, the following are encoded:
- a CDS encoding DNA-3-methyladenine glycosylase I, translating to MAIIRPDWANSSVAMQDYYDHYWGFPVHDDRFLFEMLSLEAFQAGLSWTTIWQRRAAFERAFHDFQIAAVAEFDDRDRARLLGDSGIIRNRRKIEATINNARVIQKLAAAGQSFDDYVWQFVDYQPQRLILKSGEPLPAQTSLSRQMARQMKKDGLAFVGPTTVYSFMTAVGLVNARL from the coding sequence ATGGCTATTATCCGTCCCGACTGGGCAAATAGTTCGGTTGCCATGCAGGATTATTACGATCATTACTGGGGCTTTCCGGTTCATGATGACCGCTTCCTCTTTGAAATGCTGAGCCTAGAAGCGTTTCAAGCCGGTCTGAGCTGGACGACGATTTGGCAGCGTCGCGCTGCATTTGAGAGGGCGTTCCACGATTTTCAAATTGCGGCCGTTGCTGAATTTGATGACCGGGACCGCGCCAGGCTGCTGGGTGATTCAGGGATTATCCGCAACCGGCGTAAAATCGAAGCCACGATAAATAACGCCCGGGTGATTCAGAAACTTGCTGCAGCTGGGCAGAGTTTTGACGACTATGTTTGGCAGTTCGTCGATTACCAGCCACAGCGCCTCATTTTAAAGTCAGGTGAACCGTTGCCGGCCCAGACAAGTTTGTCACGGCAGATGGCCCGCCAGATGAAAAAAGATGGTTTGGCCTTTGTGGGGCCAACGACTGTGTACTCATTTATGACGGCGGTCGGGCTGGTGAATGCCCGTCTTTAA